One Glycine max cultivar Williams 82 chromosome 6, Glycine_max_v4.0, whole genome shotgun sequence DNA segment encodes these proteins:
- the LOC121175015 gene encoding bifunctional monodehydroascorbate reductase and carbonic anhydrase nectarin-3-like translates to MVHETPSGQTAVIGILYKAGRRPDPFLSLLTNHLMVISNSTGAEREVDVMDPRLVKIGTSTTLYYRYIGSLTTPPCTEDIAWTMLKEVKSVSKEQIRLLRDAVHDYQEEVASKSKKKSNNLACIQAKDRTTGRTEIASCVKVAEVATLKDDGCPKVWVVTSDHCHQQAAHGAL, encoded by the exons ATGGTGCACGAAACTCCATCAGGACAAACTGCAGTGATTGGAATATTGTATAAGGCTGGAAGAAGACCAGATCCTTTCTTGTCAttg TTAACGAACCACTTAATGGTCATTTCTAATAGTACGGGAGCAGAAAGAGAAGTGGATGTAATGGATCCAAGGCTGGTTAAAATAGGCACAAGCACAACACTGTATTACAGATATATTGGTTCGCTCACTACTCCTCCATGCACTGAGGATATTGCTTGGACCATGCTTAAAGAG GTGAAATCCGTTTCAAAAGAGCAAATCAGATTACTTCGGGATGCCGTTCATGAT TATCAAGAAGAGGTTGCTAGCAAATCCAAGAAAAAGTCCAACAATCTTGCTTGCATTCAAGCTAAAGATCGTACAACAGGAAGAACAGAGATTGCTTCTTGTGTCAAGGTTGCTGAG GTTGCAACTTTAAAGGATGATGGTTGCCCCAAAGTCTGGGTAGTCACTTCTGATCACTGTCATCAGCAAGCAGCACATGGAGCT CTATGA
- the LOC100817370 gene encoding uncharacterized protein: protein MAASFRWILQLHKDVPKAARFYSEGLDFSINVCSLCWAELQSGYLKLAFSHSEQQQATQKGYSSLLSFTVTDMNNTVTKLMALGAELDGPIKYEVHGKIAAMRCIDGHVLGLCDT from the exons ATGGCAGCGTCATTCAGGTGGATATTACAACTACACAAGGATGTTCCAAAAGCTGCACGATTCTACTCCGAAGGCTTGGACTTCAGCATCAATGTCTGCAGCCTTTGTTGGGCCGAACTCCAATCCGGTTATCTCAAGCTTGCATTCTCCCA CAGTGAGCAGCAGCAAGCCACACAGAAAGGGTACTCATCGCTTCTATCATTTACTGTGACTGATATGAACAATACAGTAACTAAATTAATGGCGTTAGGAGCTGAACTAGATGGACCCATCAAATATGAGGTCCATGGAAAG ATTGCAGCTATGCGGTGTATTGATGGACATGTCTTAGGCCTCTGTGATACATAA